In Micromonospora sp. LH3U1, one genomic interval encodes:
- a CDS encoding discoidin domain-containing protein gives MSELSPVSRRTFLSAGATLLASVGVAAVLPDAVAAAAPATPTATPPATDLARYRPVAVSSTDYAPTAATFAVDGLPQVGVRGSGWRAANNDPQWISVDLQAPCRIEAVTLVFEATLTDGPFDGNYTDTDGDEILSSAATAYRIEVSTDGRDWRSVYETTEGQGGVQAVKLPQPVTARWIRMTATKRSNSNPVGLNGFQVYGVALAGRPKAEGWTSWEGSNTGPTPQLTVAADGTVPLESGWSLTMDDFAGTADGAELSRAGVDVRSWLPATVPGTVLGTLVDQGHLPDPVAGFNNMRIPEALSRHTWWYRRALRLPRELDGSAGRRIWLEFDGINHEATAWVNGVQVGSVKHPFARAAFDITDALAGHRGEHVLAVRVTPMPHPGTPGDKGTDGRTFLQSAHHYLDAPTYLAVSGWDWMPAVRDRVTGLWDHVRLRSTGAVVVGDPHVQTTLPDLPGTDTAEVTIRVPVRNAATTASTVTVRAEFDKVRVESTVTVPAGGSTTVTFAPERFRALRLHNPRLWWPNGYGDPHLYDLTLTATVKRSVSDRRQLRFGIREFAYDWHQPIVISPPGKPPLEFVDGAATQTVTFDRQHTRHVRIQAGQRATGWGISMFALSVADGTGPDLALRRDATASSSENDTNGPGKAVDGDPATRWASQAEDNQWIQVDLGTAVDFDRVTIVWEQAYALDYRIQVSADGDAWSDATAVSNDTPLGSRATQVETFASQTAQHLRIQTGARVTSWGVSMWALSVQRQAEPGVDLALHATATASSSDSDSNGPDRAVDGNPRTRWSSKFEDNQWIQVDLGKPVSFDQVTIVWEQAYARDFVIQVSDDGQRWTDVRSVSNAVTQLKISVNGVPVFARGGNWGWDELLRRVLPDRLADTVEMHRDMNFTMIRNWLGSSNREELYQACDEQGILVWNDFWQAGAFLPNPPGYVDIAADTIRRFRHHPSIVVWCGANEGDPPPIVDAGLKQAAATEHPEILYIPNSAGGIVSGHGPYHWVEPETYNNRNTYDTGAFGFHTEIGMPVVSVVESMRNLVGDAPEWPIGEVWNYHDWSTIGNQRVGTYQAAIDARLGESDSLDEFATRAQFVNYESHRAMFEAWNANLWQDATGLLLWMSHPAWHSTVWQTYDYDLDVNGAYYGARKGCEPLHVQADPGTWQVRVVNHSAAALAGVTVTARRYDLSGRLLGTPQRQRVDVARSATTPVFPLAAPDGGGLHLVRLELRDSRDRLLTENTYWRYDKAEQMRALNDVPSTRLSTSSSTVRVVDGRNTVTTTVRNQGRTVAALVRLAVRDQRGNRVLPVRYDDNYFWLLPGETRQVVISWPARSGLARQVTVTAQAYNS, from the coding sequence ATGTCCGAGCTTTCGCCCGTATCGCGGCGTACCTTCCTCTCCGCCGGAGCCACTCTGCTGGCGTCGGTCGGGGTTGCCGCGGTCCTACCGGACGCCGTCGCAGCCGCCGCTCCGGCGACGCCGACCGCCACCCCGCCGGCCACCGACCTTGCCCGGTACCGCCCGGTGGCGGTCTCCTCGACCGACTACGCGCCGACGGCCGCCACCTTCGCCGTGGATGGTCTGCCGCAGGTCGGTGTTCGGGGGAGTGGCTGGCGAGCAGCCAACAACGATCCACAGTGGATCTCGGTGGACCTGCAGGCTCCGTGCCGCATCGAGGCCGTCACCCTGGTCTTCGAGGCCACGCTCACCGACGGGCCGTTCGACGGCAACTACACCGACACCGACGGCGACGAGATCCTCTCCAGCGCTGCCACGGCGTACCGGATCGAGGTCTCCACCGACGGCCGCGACTGGCGGTCGGTGTACGAGACCACCGAGGGGCAGGGCGGCGTGCAGGCCGTCAAGCTGCCGCAGCCGGTCACCGCGCGGTGGATCCGTATGACGGCCACGAAGCGCTCGAACAGCAACCCGGTGGGCCTCAACGGCTTCCAGGTCTACGGCGTCGCCCTGGCGGGCCGGCCGAAGGCCGAGGGCTGGACCAGCTGGGAGGGCAGCAACACCGGCCCGACACCCCAGCTCACGGTGGCCGCCGACGGTACGGTGCCGCTGGAGTCGGGCTGGTCGCTGACGATGGACGACTTCGCCGGCACCGCCGACGGCGCCGAACTCTCCCGGGCTGGCGTCGACGTCCGGTCCTGGCTGCCGGCGACGGTGCCCGGCACCGTGCTGGGCACCCTGGTCGACCAGGGCCACCTGCCCGACCCGGTGGCCGGCTTCAACAACATGCGCATCCCGGAGGCGCTGTCCCGGCACACGTGGTGGTACCGGCGTGCGCTGCGGCTGCCGCGCGAGCTGGACGGCTCCGCCGGTCGCCGGATCTGGCTCGAGTTCGACGGCATCAACCACGAGGCCACCGCCTGGGTCAACGGCGTGCAGGTCGGCAGCGTCAAGCACCCGTTCGCGCGGGCGGCCTTCGACATCACCGACGCCCTCGCCGGTCACCGGGGCGAGCACGTCCTCGCCGTCCGGGTCACCCCGATGCCGCACCCGGGCACCCCCGGCGACAAGGGCACCGACGGTCGTACCTTCCTCCAGTCGGCCCACCACTACCTCGACGCGCCGACCTACCTGGCGGTGTCCGGGTGGGACTGGATGCCCGCTGTCCGCGACCGGGTCACCGGCCTGTGGGACCACGTCCGCCTGCGCAGCACCGGCGCGGTGGTCGTCGGCGATCCGCACGTCCAGACCACGCTTCCCGACCTGCCCGGCACCGACACCGCCGAGGTCACCATCAGGGTGCCGGTACGCAACGCGGCGACCACCGCCAGCACGGTCACCGTGCGGGCGGAGTTCGACAAGGTGCGGGTCGAGTCCACGGTGACCGTCCCCGCGGGCGGGAGCACCACGGTCACCTTCGCGCCGGAGCGCTTCCGCGCGCTGCGCCTGCACAACCCCCGGCTGTGGTGGCCCAACGGCTACGGCGACCCCCACCTGTACGACCTCACGCTCACCGCCACCGTCAAGCGGTCGGTCAGCGACCGACGTCAGCTCCGCTTCGGTATCCGGGAGTTCGCCTACGACTGGCACCAGCCGATCGTGATCTCGCCGCCCGGCAAGCCTCCGCTGGAGTTCGTCGACGGCGCCGCGACCCAGACCGTCACGTTCGACCGGCAGCACACGCGGCACGTGCGCATCCAGGCCGGCCAGCGCGCCACCGGCTGGGGCATCTCGATGTTCGCGTTGTCGGTGGCCGACGGCACCGGCCCGGATCTGGCCCTGCGTCGGGACGCGACCGCGTCGTCGTCGGAGAACGACACCAACGGGCCCGGCAAGGCCGTCGACGGTGACCCCGCGACGCGCTGGGCCTCGCAGGCCGAGGACAACCAGTGGATCCAGGTCGACCTGGGCACGGCCGTCGACTTCGACCGGGTCACCATCGTGTGGGAGCAGGCGTACGCGCTCGACTACCGCATCCAGGTCTCCGCCGACGGGGACGCCTGGAGCGACGCGACGGCGGTCAGCAACGACACCCCGCTCGGCAGCCGTGCCACCCAGGTCGAGACGTTCGCGAGCCAGACCGCGCAGCACCTGCGGATCCAGACCGGCGCGCGGGTGACCTCGTGGGGCGTGTCCATGTGGGCGCTCTCCGTGCAGCGGCAGGCCGAGCCGGGCGTCGACCTGGCCCTGCACGCCACCGCCACCGCCTCGTCGTCCGACAGCGACTCGAACGGCCCGGACCGGGCCGTCGACGGTAACCCACGGACCCGGTGGTCCTCGAAGTTCGAGGACAACCAGTGGATCCAGGTCGACCTCGGCAAGCCGGTCAGCTTCGACCAGGTCACGATCGTCTGGGAGCAGGCGTACGCCCGTGACTTCGTCATCCAGGTCTCGGACGACGGGCAGCGGTGGACCGACGTCAGGTCGGTCAGCAACGCCGTCACCCAGCTCAAGATCAGCGTCAATGGCGTGCCGGTGTTCGCCCGGGGCGGCAACTGGGGCTGGGACGAGCTGCTGCGCCGGGTGCTGCCGGACCGGCTGGCCGACACGGTCGAGATGCACCGCGACATGAACTTCACCATGATCCGCAACTGGCTCGGCAGCAGCAACCGCGAGGAGCTGTACCAGGCCTGCGACGAGCAGGGCATCCTGGTGTGGAACGACTTCTGGCAGGCGGGCGCGTTCCTGCCCAACCCGCCCGGCTACGTGGACATCGCCGCCGACACGATCCGGCGGTTCCGCCACCACCCGAGCATCGTGGTGTGGTGCGGCGCGAACGAGGGTGACCCGCCGCCGATCGTGGACGCCGGGCTCAAGCAGGCCGCGGCCACCGAGCACCCGGAGATCCTCTACATCCCCAACTCGGCCGGCGGCATCGTCAGTGGCCACGGCCCGTACCACTGGGTGGAGCCGGAGACCTACAACAACAGGAACACGTACGACACCGGTGCGTTCGGCTTCCACACCGAGATCGGCATGCCGGTGGTGTCCGTGGTCGAGAGCATGCGCAACCTCGTCGGTGACGCGCCGGAGTGGCCGATCGGCGAGGTGTGGAACTACCACGACTGGTCGACCATCGGTAACCAACGGGTCGGCACGTACCAGGCGGCGATCGACGCGCGGCTCGGCGAGTCCGACTCGCTCGACGAGTTCGCCACCCGGGCGCAGTTCGTCAACTACGAGAGCCACCGCGCCATGTTCGAGGCGTGGAACGCCAACCTGTGGCAGGACGCCACCGGCCTGCTGCTGTGGATGTCGCACCCGGCGTGGCACAGCACGGTCTGGCAGACCTACGACTACGACCTCGACGTGAACGGCGCCTACTACGGCGCCCGCAAGGGGTGCGAGCCGCTGCACGTCCAGGCCGACCCGGGCACCTGGCAGGTCCGGGTGGTCAACCACAGCGCTGCGGCGCTGGCCGGCGTCACGGTCACCGCCCGACGCTACGACCTGAGCGGCCGGTTGTTGGGCACACCCCAGCGTCAGCGGGTGGACGTGGCCCGTTCGGCCACCACGCCGGTCTTTCCGCTCGCCGCGCCGGACGGTGGCGGCCTGCACCTGGTCCGGCTGGAGCTGCGGGACAGCCGCGACCGGTTGCTCACGGAGAACACCTACTGGCGGTACGACAAGGCCGAGCAGATGCGGGCGCTCAACGACGTTCCGAGCACCCGACTCTCGACGTCGTCGAGCACCGTGCGCGTCGTGGACGGCCGGAACACCGTCACCACGACGGTCCGCAACCAGGGCCGTACGGTCGCCGCCCTGGTTCGGCTGGCCGTGCGCGACCAGCGCGGTAACCGGGTCCTTCCGGTCCGCTACGACGACAACTACTTCTGGCTGCTGCCGGGGGAGACCCGTCAGGTGGTGATCTCCTGGCCGGCGCGTTCGGGCCTCGCCCGCCAGGTCACGGTGACGGCGCAGGCGTACAACTCCTAG
- a CDS encoding Na+/H+ antiporter NhaA: MTSNNPRPGWSARTTWGGRFNAPLRSFLRTETGGARVVLVAAVAALVWANLHVSSYESVWNTPLSIQLGDWPVSHDLRTWVNSGLMTFFFLVAGLELRREFDIGELRERRRLALPMLAGLGGMILPIGIYLAINAGRTTAAGWGVVMATDTALALGALAVFGPRFSDRLRGFLLTVSVVDDLVAIAVLAIAYPEHPAPTALLVAAGIFGVVLLVRARGVRFGPVYALLGVAAWVAVSESGVDPVVVGLVMGLLTYAYAPGRSELQRASDQFRLFREQPTPQLARSAHAGLTSALSPNERLQTLYHPLASYVVVPLFALANVGIVINGELLARAVTSPVTLGVVAAYVVGKPAAILAVSWLVARLSGNRFRPPVGWLAVAGVGAVSGIGFTVALLIANHALHGPALEEAKLGILVATVGASVVTWLVFRSAARLSPARRARALLGVAEGIVDLMLPVDSERDHVRGSSEAPVTVVEYGDFECPYCGQAEPVVRELRAAFANVRYVWRHLPLTDVHPNAQLAAEAAEAAGEQGAFWEMHDLLLAHQDALNPDDVLGYAEQLGLNLDRFREHMVKRMGVDRIAEDVDSADLSGVTGTPTFFINGRRHHGAYDMVALSAAVQAAFASAELRPEYHRREPGHDEGGSAAG, translated from the coding sequence GTGACGAGCAACAACCCGCGCCCGGGATGGTCCGCGCGGACCACCTGGGGAGGCCGGTTCAACGCTCCGCTGCGCTCGTTCCTGCGCACCGAGACCGGCGGTGCGCGCGTGGTGCTGGTCGCCGCGGTGGCGGCTCTCGTGTGGGCCAACCTGCACGTGTCGTCGTACGAGTCGGTCTGGAACACCCCCCTCTCGATCCAGCTCGGCGACTGGCCCGTGTCACACGACCTGCGTACCTGGGTCAACAGCGGCCTGATGACGTTCTTCTTCCTGGTCGCGGGGCTGGAGCTGCGCCGCGAATTCGACATCGGCGAGCTGCGGGAACGGCGTCGGCTGGCGTTGCCGATGCTGGCCGGGCTCGGCGGCATGATCCTGCCGATCGGGATCTATCTCGCGATCAACGCCGGACGCACCACCGCCGCGGGCTGGGGCGTGGTGATGGCCACGGACACGGCGCTCGCGCTCGGCGCGCTGGCCGTCTTCGGGCCGCGTTTCTCGGATCGGCTGCGGGGTTTCCTGCTGACGGTCTCCGTCGTCGACGACCTGGTCGCGATCGCGGTGCTGGCGATCGCGTACCCGGAACATCCTGCGCCGACCGCGCTGCTCGTCGCGGCGGGGATCTTCGGCGTCGTCCTGCTCGTCCGGGCGCGGGGCGTGCGGTTCGGGCCGGTTTATGCGCTGCTGGGGGTGGCGGCCTGGGTCGCGGTTTCGGAGTCCGGTGTCGACCCGGTCGTGGTGGGCCTGGTGATGGGGTTGCTGACCTACGCCTACGCCCCCGGCCGCAGCGAACTGCAGCGGGCGAGCGACCAGTTCCGCCTCTTCCGGGAACAGCCCACCCCACAGCTCGCCCGTTCGGCCCATGCCGGGCTCACCTCGGCGCTGTCGCCGAACGAGCGGTTGCAGACCCTCTACCATCCGTTGGCGAGCTACGTGGTCGTGCCGCTCTTCGCGCTGGCGAACGTCGGGATCGTGATCAACGGCGAGCTCCTGGCCAGGGCCGTGACGTCGCCGGTCACGCTCGGCGTCGTGGCGGCGTACGTCGTCGGCAAGCCGGCCGCAATCCTGGCCGTCTCGTGGCTGGTCGCGCGGCTGAGCGGCAACCGGTTCCGGCCACCGGTCGGCTGGCTCGCCGTCGCCGGGGTGGGCGCGGTCTCCGGCATCGGGTTCACCGTCGCCCTGCTGATCGCCAACCATGCGCTGCACGGCCCGGCGCTGGAGGAGGCGAAGCTCGGCATCCTCGTCGCGACGGTTGGTGCCTCCGTCGTCACCTGGTTGGTGTTCCGCTCTGCCGCCCGGCTCTCGCCGGCGCGGCGTGCGCGCGCGCTCCTGGGCGTCGCCGAGGGGATCGTCGACCTGATGCTTCCGGTCGATTCGGAGCGCGACCACGTGCGCGGGTCGAGCGAAGCGCCGGTGACGGTGGTGGAATACGGCGACTTCGAATGCCCCTACTGCGGGCAGGCCGAGCCGGTGGTCCGGGAACTGCGGGCCGCCTTCGCCAACGTCCGGTACGTCTGGCGGCACCTGCCTCTGACGGACGTCCACCCGAACGCCCAACTCGCCGCTGAGGCAGCCGAGGCGGCGGGCGAGCAGGGCGCGTTCTGGGAAATGCACGACCTGCTTCTCGCGCACCAGGACGCACTCAACCCCGACGATGTGCTCGGATACGCCGAACAGCTCGGGTTGAACCTCGATCGGTTCCGGGAGCACATGGTCAAGCGAATGGGCGTCGACCGGATCGCCGAGGACGTCGACTCGGCCGATCTCAGCGGCGTCACCGGGACGCCGACCTTCTTCATCAACGGCCGGCGCCACCACGGCGCGTACGACATGGTCGCGCTCTCGGCGGCGGTGCAGGCGGCGTTCGCCAGCGCGGAGCTTCGCCCCGAGTACCACCGCCGGGAACCCGGGCACGACGAGGGCGGATCGGCGGCCGGCTGA